Proteins encoded together in one Benincasa hispida cultivar B227 chromosome 1, ASM972705v1, whole genome shotgun sequence window:
- the LOC120069810 gene encoding uncharacterized protein LOC120069810 isoform X3: protein MTLMSIQESQEEEHSNLFFQLLLDALKFSAASFSALAKCPPSEDKALMNSVENFTLEQLNLMIESVSEIQQSIREFGSEILKAVQMVIDATIKFSEFHSQSLDWESSGEEFDKTSSSVNHVINVHKRIIEKLCELGTIAAKGGGGLVTILNVSWKGVFTLLQHGKVVLSSKLNIAAIILNLVSLVIKPLQCASATWPSVMKEAVSATDARRIFLPVKFFLINAVKISCLCPSQAYLVRKEIILCVLVISTYKVWLSNEKLLETVTEAITELLEQPCSDLVKCILNSTDLKQDLKHEIMDLLFTTKRCSFPDGDPSACFKIDSVNGIFNTNCEGMNDAKTLLLGRINFLLNLMRHSFDLSDDAKLLITTKLNWLLDVLVQEDVYASVLLLQVPFLYFSGKTTELKWFPLLSSLLHALKTFMVAVSKTYAWLELQSFLLDNLLHPHFLCWDIVMELWCFMLRYADNGLVNGVISNLFSIMKLLASSEPVLVYSSALRKMARSITMLLTYGAHTKLNEICESIFIQDKSQLSIVIWVALILEGFPLNLLSEKMKNIAIQSMIRDYLSFIGNFNETSMLASSVTIGLPVFSASTTVQSMKLSTSDIDVRTLKFLLTLLRSYKISGVEQAKGVCRQLISETLGIISCMKHLYAANEMEEVILELEKLFISGPTASDALLYECKPGLAPFLAGLAHIKMTETDDNAKSCAVWELYHMLFKERHWAFIHLGLTAFGYFAARTSCDELWRFVPQNAALSYDLESGKQVNEEGFMLEFKIFLEKEMALLTVTPSSEELALLMKEGLVLKDMLNTTLKLCGTGNRCKSMEIDEGPSSRKRKLPEGISKGMELLKNGLKFMRQGLSLFEESHVDSRELHNKIRSHFSGLEDEIYRLGSQGGVD, encoded by the exons ATGACGCTTATGTCAATCCAGGAGTCACAGGAAGAGGAGCATTCGAACCTGTTCTTTCAG CTTCTTTTGGATGCATTGAAATTTTCTGCTGCTAGCTTTTCAGCTCTGGCAAAATGTCCTCCTTCTGAAGACAAGGCGTTGATGAATTCCGTTGAGAATTTTACCTTGGAACAGTTGAATTTAATGATTGAATCAGTATCAGAAATTCAG CAGAGTATTCGTGAATTTGGCTCAGAAATATTGAAAGCTGTTCAGATGGTCATTGATGCGACAATAAAATTTTCCGAGTTTCACTCACAAAGCCTAGATTGGGAGTCCTCTGGTGAAGAATTTGATAAAACCAGCAGTTCTGTTAACCATGTCATAAACGTACACAAGCGTATAATTGAGAAGTTATGTGAATTGGGCACCATTGCAGCCAAAGGTGGTGGAGGATTGGTGACCATTCTTAATGTGTCATGGAAAGGAGTGTTTACCTTGCTTCAACATGGAAAAGTGGTGTTATCATCAAAGTTGAACATAGCAGCCATTATTCTAAATCTAGTTTCACTTGTCATCAAGCCTCTGCAATGTGCATCAGCGACTTGGCCTTCTGTAATGAAAGAAGCTGTCTCTGCAACTGATGCCAGACGGATATTTCTTCCAGTCAAATTTTTTCTGATTAATGCTGTGAAAATATCATGCCTTTGTCCTTCCCAAGCTTATCTAGTACGTAAGGAGATTATTCTCTGTGTCCTTGTGATCTCCACATATAAAGTTTGGCTAAGCAATGAAAAGTTACTGGAAACTGTGACTGAAGCGATCACTGAACTTTTGGAGCAACCGTGCTCGGACTTAGTCAAGTGTATACTAAATTCCACTGATCTAAAACAAGACCTGAAACATGAGATAATGGATTTGTTATTCACTACCAAAAGGTGTTCTTTTCCAGATGGAGATCCTAGCGCTTGTTTTAAGATAGATTCAGTGAATGGAATTTTTAACACTAATTGTGAGGGCATGAATGATGCCAAAACCCTATTGCTTGGTCGCATTAATTTTCTACTTAATTTGATGAGGCATTCTTTTGATCTCAGTGATGATGCAAAACTTCTGATCACCACAAAACTCAATTGGCTTTTGGACGTTTTAGTTCAAGAAGATGTATATGCATCAGTTCTTCTCCTGCAAGTTCCTTTCTTATATTTCTCAGGCAAAACTACAGAGCTAAAGTGGTTTCCTCTATTATCTTCTCTTTTGCATGCATTGAAGACTTTCATGGTTGCAGTCTCCAAGACTTATGCTTGGCTAGAATTGCAATCCTTCTTGCTCGACAATCTCTTGCATCCTCATTTTCTTTGCTGGGACATTGTTATGGAACTTTGGTGCTTTATGTTGCGCTATGCTGATAATGGCCTGGTGAATGGTGTCATCTCTAATCTTTTTTCTATAATGAAGTTGTTGGCATCATCAGAGCCAGTTCTCGTTTACAGTTCTGCTTTGAGAAAAATGGCTAGGTCTATAACTATGCTACTGACATATGGTGCACATACTAAACTAAACGAGATTTGTGAGTCTATTTTCATTCAAGACAAATCTCAGCTGTCGATTGTGATATGGGTTGCCTTGATCTTGGAAGGCTTTCCCTTGAACTTACTTTCTGAGAAGATGAAAAATATTGCTATTCAGAGTATGATTCGTGATTATTTGAGCTTCATTGGTAATTTCAATGAGACTTCAATGTTGGCTTCCTCTGTGACTATTGGGTTGCCAGTATTTTCTGCATCTACTACAGTACAATCCAT GAAGTTAAGCACCTCTGATATTGATGTGAGAACGTTGAAGTTCTTACTTACTCTTCTTCGTAGCTACAAAATCTCTGGCGTTGAACAAGCAAAGGGAGTCTGTAGACAACTAATATCTGAAACATTGGGGATCATCTCGTGCATGAAGCACCTTTATGCAGCTAATGAGATGGAGGAAgtcatcttggagcttgaaaaGCTTTTTATCTCAGGACCAACGGCCTCAGATGCTCTGTTATATGAATGCAAACCAGGTTTGGCTCCTTTCCTGGCAGGGCTTGCACACATTAAAATGACTGAAACTGATGATAATGCAAAAAGCTGTGCTGTGTGGGAGTTATATCACATGTTATTTAAGGAGCGTCACTGGGCATTTATACATTTGGGGCTAACAGCTTTTGGATATTTTGCGGCACGTACTTCTTGTGATGAGCTGTGGAGATTTGTGCCGCAGAATGCAGCTCTTTCATATGATTTGGAATCAGGAAAACAGGTAAATGAAGAGGGATTTATGttagagtttaaaatatttcttgAGAAGGAAATGGCTCTCCTCACAGTAACACCGAGCTCTGAGGAGCTAGCACTGCTTATGAAAGAAGGACTTGTGTTAAAGGATATGTTGAATACGACATTGAAATTATGTGGAACTGGCAACAGATGTAAGAGCATGGAGATCGATGAAGGACCATCTAGCAGGAAAAGAAAGCTTCCTGAAGGAATCAGTAAGGGAATGGAATTGCtaaagaatggattaaagtTTATGCGCCAGGGCCTCTCACTGTTTGAAGAAAGTCATGTCGATTCCAGAGAACTTCATAACAAAATTCGGAGTCACTTTTCTGGCCTCGAAGATGAAATATATCGCCTGGGCAGCCAGGGCGGAGTTGACTAA